The Ictalurus punctatus breed USDA103 chromosome 15, Coco_2.0, whole genome shotgun sequence DNA window aggagtctccagtgccagtgctttgCATATCAGTCAATAAGGTTTCCCTCACAGGAATGTCTTCATAACTGGAACACTTTCCagtttttcagtaacatgacaagctttgttgttgttgttgttgttgttgtttttcccttattaacttaaagagggatgaaaaaagagaagctggtgattggttgtctgtttatagctgttataatgtacaGTAAGCGATAAAAAGAACTAACTTGCTTCACAATCgcgccacaacattaaatgtaaccataaactgaaaaaaatattacgtgtcgttctttaattaatttagtAACGCTTTACCATGACAGTACACTAATAATCATGCGCTAATACCTGAATCAATACTCACTTATGATCTAATGATGAGTTTAGGCGTGCACTAATCATGAACTAACCTAAAATATGACCTGAGTCTTGTGAATTCATGTCTGAATAACGACCAGCTTACTGTAAGTACATGTTAGTACTTAAGTATTTGTTAGTTCATGTATTAATAAACACATAGGGGTAAGCTAAATCAAAgatgctctataagaaagaatatgaattaccCGTGCATATTTTCGAAcagtttatataatttgccatatgcAGCTGTGTGTACACAAACGTCATTAGATGGTGCTGGATTAcgttcataatttacattgttCCTCTGTATCGAACGTAGAAGgacacattaataataaacagcgaTAATTTCATCTCAGAGccatccaatgatgtttgtttacacacacaaaaaaaattaaaaacagcttTGGGTTAATCCACACCACCCTGGCATTTATAGTTTTCTTATTACAGCACACCCAAAGTATTCATTATAACCTGATGGAGACAGGAAGCATGCTATTAGCCCACATCCCAATAGAATGCTTCTATGAGAAAGCAGTATGACATGAGAGCTTTATTTGCCTGAAGGATAACTTCACaaaataaaggacaaaaaataaataaaatttaaaaaaacgcTGCTCTGAAATGATCTAGCTACTTTAAACATTTACGTTACTTGGACTTAAATCTCCAAATTCAAGGTTGTATAAAGTGTTTCAAAATAAATCCGAGTTTTGTTCGCCCCCGGTCTGAAAGCTAGTATCGATTTTCTTTTTGAGTCCACCGTgtcttcttccatttacgggaCAGAAAGTCATCAGTCAGAGGTTTCCGGGCTCTGATACACAGTGTTCCTGCCAGGCTGAATTTATGGCCTGGCTCAACTATCATTTGAAGTGTCTAGTCTTGTCACAAAGGGAAGCAAGGATGCCTGTGGCGGCTCTGAAGGGCAAGTCAACTTATAATTGCCAATAAATATAGAATTTAAATCAAATAATCCCATCTTAAAAAGAAGAGGTGCTacttgaaataaaaacataaaaaggaGCGAGTTGAACTTAAAGAACCAACATCAGTGTTTGTCTGAACTTTATCTTCAGCCTGCTGAGAATGTAGATGTGTTTTCGTGCTAAGTGCATGGGCCCCTTTAACTGCGATAGAACCTCCATAACATTcataaatgtgtatttttacatttttttatataatatttttgtacgtttttttttatacctgaAAATTCCACCAACAGGTCCGAGTACATTATTTCTACacctacttgtttttgagttccATCTAAAATGTAAAGAACAAAAGGAACTAAGTCTCATTTCTCAAGgctataactataaatggataaaaagtacgtgTTTAATATCGTTGGACAATTGCTGTGCTGTTCCGTTgttgactattttcctatatcagcaTACCTCTTTGTATTTTGTTCCTTACATACTGTATTAGCAGATtacattgagaaaaaaaaacaacaacaatatgcCAGGAAACATGTCATGGCTAATACTGTATCTGGCTTTGTTATTAGGCGGTAAGGAATAAATCTGTAATGATCTGAGGTCCATTACTTCAGACGTAATTTTAACTTTGATCAAATTTTGTCTTATATGTTTTGTAACTCTTAAAAGATGGGAGACTCTTTTTTACCAGAGATCAAAAAATGGAAATCTCCACCTGTTTTGGGGGTTCCcttgttcagcattgaatttattaatgatgtcacactccacagtagtgctTAATTGCTCATATGATAGCATTTGCAGTGTATCATAAGCATTTCTTTTTACCTAGGTTTAAATTTagtaattttattgtggcagttgtatacagagttttactatcaaaaaagctttagtcgtgctaactgttttatttctttatcagtGCTATTATGGAATTCCCGCCGAGGCCATGtctgtggagtttgcatgttctcccagtgctgcgggggtttcctccgggtactccggtttcctcccccagtccaaagacatgcatagtaggctgattgtcgtgtctaaagtgtccgtagtgtatgaatgggtgtgtgagtgtgtatgtgattgtgccctcacgatactctacacacagaaacccaacagcgtccttactaatcttataacagactcgtgtcgataaaataattcatttttgtatactgattgaaaatgtccgatcaATCAATTTCCATTCTGCTGGTGTAATGGATCATCAGTGTACCATGAGAAAGGGCttaaaaaaaccacacacacacacacacacacacacacacaaataaccaGCACATCATGTGTTAAATAAGCGTCTAATCAAATGTAATTGGAACTCAGTCTCAGACTTTGTGGTTTGTATGAATCTGGCTTGTTAGTGTTGTGCAAATTGGAAAAAGTCGTTTTTGCTAAGACATATTTGCGTTAGAAATCTACCAGATCTAAatctggtttaaaaataaataaatagatgaataaaAAACACTGGCTGCATCAGAAGTAACACAAAATGTTTTCTTGAATGTGATCTCAGAGTCTTCTCTGTCCACTTGAAATAGCCGTGTTATGAATATATGACCTAGATTCAGATAAAAGGCCATTTTTATCTGAGTGCTACATGACAGGGTTagtcttttaaaccagaaaCTCAGATCTCCTGAGAACTGTTGACACAGACAATTCATTTTTTGGACTGAATAATTTCACCACGTCGAATCCAGCCCAATCTAATGCGCTATGTTGTTCCTTTGAGAAATTAATATATGTAGTAGAATATGTGTTTAGGTTGCACAATAAAGAGTAATTCAACAATGAGGTTGCTTCCCTTAAACCGCAGCTGTGACGAGAACACATCTTTAATCAGAAAGCCTGAAATCCCTGGTTGAGTAAGGCGATAGTCTGAAAAGTAGGACGTTTTATGTCCGTGTCATGGTGATACGGCGACGGCTATCCTAACGGGTGTGCCCGAGTGTGTTTAGATTACCCCAGATAAGACTCTTATCTGAAATCATGGCCATGTTATTGTTACGATGAAGGAAATGCCTgcagattacatttttttaataaaaattttttaaaaaacattaactGGGTGTGcctttataggaaaataataggaaaataatcagcaagaGTGATGTGATACAGAATTTTGATTATTAATAACATAAACCTACAGATTTTGTTAAATGATGCATGGAACTGGATCAACTGGAAAAATCCAGATTGGCTGCTAGCTAACACACTGTAGCTAACTAAAGTGAAACACCAGCTAGTATCATGATTAGCAGGTTCGTTTTCACATCGAAAAATTCCTTACAAACTCGTGCTAAAAACTCCAGAAGAATCAGCTAAAGGCCCAGCAGATTTATAGCAGAGCTTGAGGCAGATACAGCACCTAAATGCAACACAATCTAACACGTCCAACTGCAATGGGtgagtgatttttttcccctgactGGTGTTTGAGCATGACAGGAAGCTAATGTTCCTCATATAGAGTTGCATAGCTGGAAGCCAGCATCCAGACACTTTAGTTATTGTGACAGGATGATCACTTCTCAGATGAGACTGTAGAGTTAAACACAGCTCGGTGTCAGGCCAGTAGAAATACAAGGTGCTGCTAATTATTTGCTTCACTATTTACATCTCGTCAAtgacagactttttttttctctctgcctgctaggattttcttgCAAGCAATGTTGGCACGCTCAATAATGGTGATACAAAAGAGAAGAGTGGGATTATTTGTTGTCTGTTTGTTCAGTTGACTGAAGGGAAGACATTTAGAAAGGGAAGAAATAAAGAGTGCTAgttatagaggccataccacaagatgaaaaccactcatctgcagtaagaatcagaaagccagattggaattcgcaaagaaacacagagatgaacaacaaaagttctggaaccaagatgaacctctaccaaagtgatggaaaggccaaagtgtggagaaagtaaggatctgctcatgatccaaaacatctgtgaaacatggtggaggtagtgttatgGCCTGGGCTtgtatggctgcttctggaacattctcactaatctttactgatgatggtaggaacagaataaattcagaagtttgcaggaacattctgtctgcaaatttccagagaaatgcatccaaatgaatcgAGAGGAAATTCATCAtgcagcaggataatgatccaaaatacactgccaactcaacaaaggactttatcaggggaaaagtggaaggttttagactgaccaagtcattcaccagaacttaacccaattgagcagcatttcacctcctgaagaggagactgaaaggaGAAACCCCACATTCAACAACCGAAAAAGGCTGTGGAAAAgcttcacaaaagaagaaaccaacaatttggtgatgtcactgagtcgcagacttgatgcagttattgcaaacaaggaatatgcaaccaaatattaagtgttatttacctTAATTTGCTtcaagactgatctgttcctatacttttgctcgcccAAAAATcaggtggtctgatacaaaagtttctatgttttatgtcgtttaacacatctaggtgtaaataccaggaaataaaagctgaaatcctaacttctcgtctcatatccatctttcggtctcaaacccaaatgtctttggctctacagcaaaaacaaatgaaccaaccttgccgttccaatacttttggaggagaCTGTATAATGGTCGATTATTAGTTACAGCTAGTCCTTTATGCTATGCAGTtaatatttgatgtttttgaCATTACTTACAATGTTAGTTACTAAAGCTTTGTTATCTTCTTGGACAGTCCATTTGAATAaagatgacattaaaaaaaaagaatatatatttttttctcgtTGAATTTTTGTGAAGGAAGAAATTCTAGCATAACAACGAAAATAAATTCGTCTTACCTGTAGGCTGAGATTTACACAGTGGGGCctttacttttcactcaagtacAAAGAGTCAGTTTATAACACTGCCCCATGACAAATTCTAGCCAAACAATCacactaatgttttttttttaaacatctctcAAAAACACCTtaaaatcacacaaataaatagTTTCATAGCAACGACATGGCATTTAAGTGTGAGTTTACTACTACTTTGTTTTGCTATTAATTTGCGCTTTATATCACATCTAAGGAAATGGTACAGAACTGCTTTGAACATACTTTCATTCATTACTatgtaaaatttaattgaatccCAAACCGTGTTTATACAATTAACAATTTATTACACTCCAGAACACAAACATTCAAATGCTTTGTGATGTACACATCCGCTCAATATTCTGTGACATtaattagatgttttttttacttatcgGATAACACTCCATAATGTTAACCAGGCCTTTATTCACATACACAACTAGTAAACTTCATTTTGACAGTGGCTAATCTAAGACCAATTTTGGAaacctgaacaaaaaaaaagctgaaactTTCTAAATCCCGAGAGCTGTTATTAATGCATGATCTGCATGGTATTAAACAACAGGGAAACGTTATAACTGGCAAAGGCGCAGTCGTGTGTGCAGCCTTTTGCTACTTTAGCTCATTTAAGAAATTCAATCAGCGTGGGCACAAGCTGGCTAAGTCAGTCTGATGTCAGCCAGAATCACAAACGTCCTAgtttaaagaatttaaaatgagTCAGTATACTGGCATTTCTGAGAAAAAAGCTAATTCATATTAGATTTATAACCAATGATAACACACTGTATTTGTTGGATCTACTAATATGATATCTGTGCTACAGAATATGGCACCCACTCTACTAAAGAACATACACAACAGTTCACTCGGCTCAGTCACActctcagaaagaaagaaaaaaatagccAAGTAAAACCGAGGAATTATTAGTTcttaaaagattattattattattattattattattattattattattattattattattattagtttaacTATACTAttaaacagttataaacagtcactCAATACTCACCAGcttccatttttttctctcatgaAGTTAATAATAGAAAAAATTACCAAGCAGCTTACTAAGAAACCGCAAGACACAATGACCTCCGTCCTTGTGTTTTCATTATCTGAACATTTAATCcaacagctttacttctgactgttacaacggctgctctgacactggagactccttccaatcCAAATGGAGAACTCAGCAGGTGGTATAAATCTTTATAAGTTATAGAAGATATAGAAGATATACTCTATCAACATGGAATTTGGCATGTTGATCTCTTAGTGGTTTCAAGTTAATGGTTGAAGATGTATTGAGGTAGCGCAGTCTAGCTCTTGCCGCAGTTCCCATAAAAGCCAAATACAGTGTTGTCTATCCACTTGCGAAACTTTGACACAGCAGTGTAAACTCCAGGATACCGAGGATCTGCACAACCGTTGCCCCAAGACACGATCCCGTAGACAAGACCTTCACACACCAGCGGCCCGCCAGAGTCACCCTGCAAAGTGGAAAGTGTTATAAACCCTGCACAAACGAAGCAAGCGTCAGTATCCTAAACGCTGAAATCACATGCTGAAACTGTTTATATATCTCCTATTAATTCAAATTCTATATACGTGTCTGTTAATCTTGATTAAGTGGTTCTCCGCTTGTTCACTCTGGTTACATCTGAGATCTGTAGTTACTTTCCTATCTAATAAGCGAGCTGCTATGACTACATAAATTGTAGTACAATTTCGTTCTAtgaataaaaatccataatgcgacaattactttttaaataatgtcaCAACTCTTTAAAAAATACAAGCTTACACTGCAAGCATCCGTTCCTCCATCAGCATAGCCAGCACAGATCATGTTTTCCGTGATGTTGCCATCGTAGGAGTCTGCGCTGTTGCAGTGGGCGCTGGAGACAATGGGCACTGTGGCGGTGTGAAGAGATGTAGGGATACCCCCTGTGGGGCTAGTGAATCCCCAGCCAGATACACGACACACGCGACCCTCTGCAATGTTATCACCTTGACGGGGCAGCGGTGCAGGGGACACAAAGTTATTCACAACCACTGGAGTCTGCATCTGCGTGGGAGAAAGAAGCAGTATGCATGAAAAGTTGCAAAGGTTAAGGTTAGAGTTAAAGCACTACCATTATTTATGACATCATTCATAATGCAGCCTTCAAATGGGgccaaaatgaacaaaaaattcCCCAATGCCTTTTTAATATCACAGTATGTtgcatgatatatttttttaaatcaccataTAAAAGAGCAGCCAGTCTGAGGATATTTAAATGCCAAATACCATTGGGTGAGACAACACTGTTTTCATTCACTGGAGCAGTCTTCTTCTCTGGGGTCAAGTTTAATTCACAGTTATTAAGTTACGTAAGTGACATTCAAACCATGAACACTGAAAATGTGAAGTGATGGAGGTTTTAGCAACAGCTAAAACTTTGTCTTCGAATGCTGTGAAAATCTCTTTGAACAGCACATAAAGGCACTCTCGACAGAGTTATGTTGATGTTGGTAGTAATTGAATCTAGACTACCTTGAATTCAGGCCACAGTACAAAAGAACAGCAATGTATTACAACCCTTCAGTTTACTGCAGAGGACACCAAGTCTGTGTGAACCAGGAAGTCAGATGGTGGACCTCCCAGAATCTAACACCTCGGTATTTTTCCAGTTCCAAGAAAAGTTTTCAAGAAAAGACAGCTAAGAGTTTCTTTACAGTACTGGATCAATGGCATttggctactgatcagaagcttGTGCTTACAATCAACTGTATgccactttggataaaagcatcagtCGAATATTTACACTCCTCACTGAGGTCTTTGGGAATCGGTTATTACCATTGCAGACCCTTTGATAGAGGCGGTTTTCACACGTTGGGCACGTTTGCTGTGGTCCGAATCCAAGTGGGATTGTTCCTGGCGCCCACTGATCTGGTTTCGTCTCATTTGATTCTATCGAGCCCCAATGCTTTTGCGTTCATTTTACGTCATCACACGAGTGCATGGAGAACTTAATGTACTTAGTGTCTTGAGCAGTTTCAGGTTTCACTTACTGTAACACAGTAATATCGTGCCTCATATCAGGTCATTTACAAAATGCGTCACTTTCTGAGTTCTACAGCTATGCTGAAACCCTGGATCATGATTTCTTCTTTTGGAAAACCCTAAACTTCAATATATTCAAAATTCAGATAAATATCCCAACAGTTACATTGGCTATGCATTTCAGAGTGAATAAAGTATGAGCTTCcaaaatataaagcagtatagaCCTTTACCTAActggtattagtagtagtagtagttgtagcagtatTTGTAGTAGTaacaattatttcatttttatttattaatttttaggtATTCATCGTGTAAAGCATAAAACACATCACGATGTTCTGTTATCATGATAAGATAaagagtctttattgatcatgtgtacattacaacacagtgaaattcttttcttcgcataccccagcatgttaggaagctggagtcagagcgcagggtcagccatgatacagcgcccctggagcggagagagttaagggccttgctcaagggcccaacagtggcagcctggcagtgctgcggcttgaacccccgaccttctgttcagtaacccagagccttaaccacgaAGCCCGCACTGCCCCGCTAACGATCCACAGGGTGATGAGATATATCCCGATTCAAAATGTACTGTTACCATCCTGAATGCTattttcctcttataccacagcaacgtGCCAACGCTAACATCTAATCAtttttatccacttatagttacatttaatgttctggaaacTCTGCAGAGTTGAACCTTTACATTCCCTCACTTTCTCTCGAAGTtaacaacacaacaaaaacactgcTTGTTACAGAGAATCTGCAAAATGCCACATTCTCTGTTCTTTCCCGTGGCG harbors:
- the zmp:0000001088 gene encoding trypsin, translating into MNLLIFLLCILLEVLAVTCQETMQGRIIGGYAPAPYSIKYIVSIQTIVGQHFCGGTLINKYWVLTAAHCNVGAGNMRIVTGDYSVSVYEGTEQYRSPQLLVPHPQYNKTTNNADIMLIKMQTPVVVNNFVSPAPLPRQGDNIAEGRVCRVSGWGFTSPTGGIPTSLHTATVPIVSSAHCNSADSYDGNITENMICAGYADGGTDACSGDSGGPLVCEGLVYGIVSWGNGCADPRYPGVYTAVSKFRKWIDNTVFGFYGNCGKS